From Haloplanus vescus, the proteins below share one genomic window:
- a CDS encoding RNA-guided pseudouridylation complex pseudouridine synthase subunit Cbf5, producing MTLRDPPGERSLDDRLSFGVLNLDKPPGPSAHQVAGWVRDLVGVDRAAHAGTLDPKVTGCLPVMLGDATRLAPVFLEGRKEYTAVLELHGNAPADLEDVLAEFEGDIYQKPPRKSAVARRLRTRRIHDLTALEVRDRQVLLRIECASGTYVRKLCHDLGLALGTGAHMGALRRTATDPFDDRDLVTLHDLADALAFAEEGDEEPIREVVAPAERVLTGLPSVIIAPSAAEQVATGAQVYAPGVIDADDAEEGALVACYTPDDAAVCLGRLVGDPTASEGVVVELERVLV from the coding sequence GTGACGCTCCGCGACCCACCGGGCGAACGGTCGCTCGACGACCGCCTCTCGTTCGGCGTCCTCAACCTCGACAAACCGCCCGGCCCCTCCGCACACCAGGTCGCCGGGTGGGTGCGTGACCTCGTCGGCGTCGACCGCGCGGCCCACGCCGGGACGCTCGACCCGAAGGTGACGGGGTGTCTCCCCGTCATGCTCGGCGACGCCACGCGCCTCGCGCCCGTCTTTCTGGAGGGGCGCAAGGAGTACACCGCCGTCCTCGAACTCCACGGCAACGCTCCCGCGGACCTCGAAGACGTCCTCGCCGAGTTCGAGGGCGATATCTACCAGAAACCCCCGCGCAAGAGCGCCGTCGCGCGCCGACTCCGCACGCGCCGCATCCACGACCTGACCGCCCTCGAAGTCCGCGACCGGCAGGTCCTCCTCCGAATCGAGTGTGCAAGCGGGACGTACGTCCGCAAACTGTGTCACGACCTCGGCCTCGCCCTCGGGACCGGCGCGCACATGGGTGCCCTGCGCCGGACCGCGACCGACCCCTTCGACGACCGCGACCTCGTGACGCTCCACGACCTCGCCGACGCCCTCGCCTTCGCCGAGGAGGGCGACGAAGAACCGATTCGCGAGGTCGTCGCCCCCGCCGAACGCGTGCTGACCGGCCTACCGAGCGTCATCATCGCACCGAGCGCCGCCGAACAGGTCGCCACCGGCGCACAGGTGTACGCGCCGGGCGTCATCGACGCCGACGACGCCGAAGAGGGTGCGCTCGTCGCCTGCTACACCCCCGACGACGCCGCCGTCTGTCTCGGGCGTCTCGTCGGCGACCCGACGGCGTCCGAGGGCGTCGTGGTCGAACTCGAACGGGTGCTCGTCTGA
- the cmk gene encoding (d)CMP kinase, whose translation MLLTVSGPAGSGKSTTAAGLAEALDLEHISGGDIFRDLAAERGYSPVEFNELAEEDEHIDNDLDRRLYEIARDRDDVVLESRLAGWLAPDADFRLWLDAPIDVRAARIADREGKSVEQAREETLRRERSERKRYDEYYDIPIDDLSIYDLVVNTARWTAPDVLAILTTAVERYDTADDEGRHAIEGVELDGFES comes from the coding sequence ATGTTACTCACCGTGTCCGGTCCGGCGGGCAGTGGGAAGAGCACGACGGCCGCCGGCCTCGCGGAGGCGCTCGATCTGGAACATATCAGCGGTGGCGACATCTTCCGCGACCTCGCGGCCGAACGTGGCTACTCGCCGGTCGAATTCAACGAACTCGCCGAGGAAGACGAACACATCGACAACGACCTAGACCGACGGCTCTACGAAATCGCCCGCGACCGAGACGACGTGGTTCTCGAATCGCGTCTCGCGGGGTGGCTCGCTCCCGACGCCGACTTCCGGCTCTGGCTCGACGCCCCCATCGACGTTCGCGCGGCCCGCATCGCCGACCGAGAAGGGAAATCGGTCGAGCAGGCCCGCGAGGAGACGCTCCGACGCGAGCGAAGCGAGCGGAAACGCTACGACGAGTACTACGACATCCCTATCGACGACCTCTCGATTTACGACCTCGTGGTGAACACGGCGCGGTGGACGGCGCCGGACGTCCTCGCCATCCTCACCACCGCTGTCGAACGCTACGACACCGCGGACGACGAGGGCCGCCACGCCATCGAGGGCGTCGAACTCGACGGATTCGAGTCGTGA
- a CDS encoding DUF106 domain-containing protein: MARIEQKVRTLVSEDAEMETVIETILDRADETGEVKWVDVREDISSGQWGRLIEKGILIDGETGFRLDDPEATRDALEDETVTASSSDGESSWSKWDKGAAVVSIGLFAGYSWAPMRNLIGSAMNVALGPLNSMLPFYAVVMILAVVTGLYSTILQANLMDSEKMGEYQAKMQEIQEKRKAAKERGDDEALDRIQDEQMEAMGDQMGMFKEQFRPMVWIMFLTIPVFLWMYWGVGIGANANPVFDLQPLVLPLVGEKAWTAQALGPIQVWIVWYFLCSMGFTQIIRKGLNIDISPTGS, encoded by the coding sequence ATGGCACGGATCGAGCAGAAGGTGCGAACCCTCGTCTCCGAGGACGCGGAGATGGAGACCGTCATCGAGACGATCCTCGACCGCGCGGACGAGACGGGCGAGGTCAAGTGGGTCGACGTCCGCGAGGACATCTCGAGTGGCCAGTGGGGCCGCCTCATCGAGAAGGGTATCCTGATCGACGGCGAGACTGGCTTCCGACTGGACGACCCCGAGGCGACTCGCGACGCCCTCGAAGACGAGACGGTGACCGCGAGTTCGAGCGACGGGGAGTCGTCGTGGTCGAAATGGGACAAGGGCGCAGCGGTCGTCAGTATCGGCCTCTTCGCTGGCTACTCGTGGGCGCCGATGCGGAACCTCATCGGGTCCGCGATGAACGTCGCGCTCGGTCCGCTGAACTCGATGCTCCCCTTCTACGCCGTCGTCATGATTCTGGCCGTCGTGACGGGGCTGTACTCCACCATCCTCCAGGCGAACCTGATGGACAGCGAGAAGATGGGCGAGTATCAGGCGAAGATGCAGGAGATTCAGGAGAAACGCAAGGCGGCCAAAGAGCGCGGCGACGACGAGGCCCTCGACCGCATCCAGGACGAGCAGATGGAGGCCATGGGCGACCAGATGGGCATGTTCAAAGAGCAGTTCCGACCGATGGTGTGGATCATGTTCCTCACTATCCCGGTCTTCCTCTGGATGTACTGGGGCGTCGGCATCGGCGCGAACGCGAACCCGGTGTTCGACCTCCAGCCACTGGTCCTACCGCTCGTCGGTGAGAAGGCGTGGACCGCGCAGGCGCTCGGCCCGATTCAGGTGTGGATTGTCTGGTACTTCCTCTGCTCGATGGGCTTCACCCAGATCATCCGCAAAGGGCTGAACATCGACATCAGCCCGACTGGGTCGTAA
- a CDS encoding adenylate kinase — protein sequence MSEPHVLLLGAPGAGKGTQSKRLADEFGIEHVTTGDALRANKDMDISHMDTEYDTPRAYMEAGELVPDEVVNEIVKTALQEADGYVLDGYPRNLDQAEYLSDITDLDAVVFLDVSKSELVDRLTGRRVCDDCGANYHVEFSPPETEGVCDDCGGDLIQRDDDTEDTVRERLRVYEENTEPVVEHYRDEGVLVEIDGEGTPDEVFEAIRDEVADAA from the coding sequence ATGAGCGAGCCACACGTGCTACTGCTCGGTGCACCGGGTGCAGGGAAAGGGACGCAGAGCAAGCGCCTCGCCGACGAGTTCGGCATCGAACACGTCACGACGGGCGATGCCCTCCGCGCGAACAAGGACATGGACATCAGCCACATGGACACGGAGTACGACACGCCGCGTGCGTACATGGAGGCTGGCGAACTCGTCCCCGACGAAGTCGTCAACGAAATCGTCAAGACGGCGCTGCAGGAGGCCGACGGCTACGTCCTCGACGGCTATCCCCGCAACCTCGACCAGGCCGAGTATCTCTCGGACATCACCGACCTCGACGCCGTCGTCTTCCTCGACGTAAGCAAATCGGAACTCGTCGACCGCCTCACCGGCCGGCGTGTCTGTGACGACTGCGGCGCCAACTACCACGTCGAGTTCAGTCCGCCGGAGACGGAGGGCGTCTGTGACGACTGTGGCGGCGACCTGATTCAGCGAGACGACGACACGGAAGACACCGTCCGCGAGCGACTCCGCGTCTACGAGGAGAACACCGAACCGGTCGTCGAACACTACCGCGACGAGGGCGTCCTCGTCGAAATCGACGGCGAGGGGACGCCGGACGAAGTGTTCGAGGCCATCCGCGACGAAGTCGCCGACGCGGCCTGA
- the icd gene encoding isocitrate dehydrogenase (NADP(+)), producing MSYDRVEVPDDGERITVDEATGELDVPSNPIIPIIYGDGIGTDVGPAAQSVLEAAAEATGRSISWMRLYAGESARERYDENLPEETVEAIREHRVAIKGPLTTPVGSGFRSLNVALRKKLDLYTNMRPTYHLDGVPSPVTHPEKMDMVNFRENTEDVYAGIEWEAGTEEVERVREFVEEEMGFDNTIHDGPVGIGLKPISEFGSKRLIRQAIEYALENDRDSVTLVHKGNIMKFTEAAFRDWGYEVAAEEYGENVITEDELWDEYDGEAPEDVVVVKDRIADNMLQQLLTRTEQYDVLAMPNLNGDYLSDAAGAQIGGLGIAPGANLGDGRVLAEPVHGSAPKYAGEDKVNPTAMILSGRIMLEQLGWEDAADLVRDAVEETISSGKVTYDLHRQIEGGTKLATSEYAEAVVEKIHELA from the coding sequence ATGAGCTACGACAGAGTCGAGGTTCCTGACGACGGTGAGCGCATCACCGTCGACGAGGCGACCGGCGAACTCGACGTACCGTCGAATCCGATTATCCCCATCATCTACGGCGACGGTATCGGCACGGACGTCGGCCCGGCGGCCCAGTCCGTCCTCGAAGCGGCCGCGGAAGCGACGGGCCGTTCCATCAGTTGGATGCGACTCTACGCGGGCGAGTCGGCCCGCGAACGCTACGACGAGAACCTGCCCGAGGAGACGGTCGAGGCCATCCGCGAACACCGCGTCGCCATCAAGGGTCCGCTGACGACGCCCGTCGGGAGCGGGTTCCGGTCGCTGAACGTCGCCCTCCGGAAGAAGCTCGACCTCTACACGAACATGCGGCCGACCTACCATCTCGACGGCGTCCCCTCGCCCGTCACCCACCCCGAGAAGATGGACATGGTCAACTTCCGGGAGAACACCGAGGACGTCTACGCCGGCATCGAGTGGGAGGCCGGCACCGAGGAAGTGGAACGAGTCCGCGAGTTCGTCGAGGAGGAGATGGGCTTCGACAACACCATCCACGACGGCCCGGTCGGCATCGGTCTCAAGCCCATCTCGGAGTTCGGGAGCAAGCGCCTCATCCGACAGGCCATCGAGTACGCCCTCGAGAACGACCGCGACTCGGTGACGCTCGTCCACAAGGGCAACATCATGAAGTTCACCGAGGCGGCGTTCCGCGACTGGGGCTACGAAGTCGCCGCAGAGGAGTACGGCGAGAACGTCATCACCGAGGACGAACTCTGGGACGAGTACGACGGCGAGGCGCCCGAGGACGTGGTCGTCGTCAAGGACCGCATCGCCGACAACATGCTCCAGCAGTTGCTGACGCGGACGGAGCAGTACGACGTGCTGGCGATGCCGAACCTCAACGGCGACTACCTCTCGGACGCCGCGGGCGCCCAGATTGGCGGCCTCGGCATCGCGCCGGGCGCCAACCTCGGCGACGGGCGCGTCCTCGCGGAACCCGTCCACGGTTCGGCGCCGAAGTACGCCGGCGAGGACAAGGTCAACCCGACCGCGATGATTCTCTCCGGGCGCATCATGCTCGAACAGCTGGGCTGGGAGGACGCCGCGGACCTCGTTCGCGACGCCGTCGAGGAGACCATCTCGTCGGGCAAGGTCACCTACGACCTCCACCGACAGATCGAGGGCGGCACCAAACTCGCCACCAGCGAGTACGCCGAGGCGGTCGTCGAGAAGATTCACGAACTGGCGTAA
- the map gene encoding type II methionyl aminopeptidase, producing the protein MSVGPLDEETVEKYRQAGEALRTVLDEAAEMVEPGVTHLEVAEHAEERIYELADGPAFPVNISIDEEASHSTPARDDDTEFGEEMVCLDVGVHVDGYIADAATTVDLSGNPEMVEAAEEALDVAIDAVEPGADTGTIGGEIEDVIRGYGYTPVLNLSGHGVEQWDAHTAPSVPNRGVEHGAELQVGDVIAIEPFATDGRGKVSEGAKEEIYGLERERSVRNRQARQVLDQVTSEYRTLPFAARWLDASRAEMALRRLKQQDVIHGYPVLKEEDGCLVSQAEHTLIVTEDGCEVTTA; encoded by the coding sequence ATGAGCGTAGGACCCCTCGACGAGGAAACCGTCGAGAAGTATCGCCAGGCCGGTGAGGCGTTGCGGACCGTCCTCGACGAGGCAGCCGAGATGGTCGAACCGGGTGTCACGCACCTGGAAGTGGCCGAACACGCCGAGGAACGCATCTACGAACTCGCCGACGGCCCCGCCTTCCCCGTCAACATCAGCATCGACGAGGAGGCCAGCCACTCCACGCCCGCCCGCGACGACGACACCGAGTTCGGCGAGGAGATGGTCTGTCTCGACGTGGGCGTCCACGTCGACGGCTACATCGCCGACGCCGCGACGACGGTAGACCTCTCCGGCAACCCGGAGATGGTCGAAGCGGCCGAGGAAGCGTTGGACGTGGCAATCGACGCCGTCGAACCCGGCGCCGACACCGGCACCATCGGCGGCGAAATCGAGGACGTCATCCGCGGCTACGGCTACACGCCCGTCCTCAACCTCTCCGGTCACGGCGTCGAACAGTGGGACGCCCACACCGCGCCGAGCGTCCCCAACCGCGGCGTCGAACACGGCGCCGAGCTACAGGTCGGCGACGTCATCGCCATCGAACCGTTCGCCACCGACGGCCGCGGCAAGGTGAGCGAAGGCGCCAAGGAGGAAATCTACGGGCTGGAACGCGAACGCTCCGTCCGCAACCGACAGGCCCGACAGGTCTTGGACCAGGTCACCTCGGAGTACCGCACGCTCCCCTTCGCGGCCCGATGGCTGGACGCCTCTCGCGCCGAGATGGCGCTCCGACGACTCAAGCAACAGGACGTCATCCACGGCTACCCAGTACTGAAAGAGGAAGACGGCTGTCTGGTCAGTCAGGCCGAACACACCCTCATCGTCACCGAAGACGGGTGTGAGGTTACGACTGCCTAA
- a CDS encoding DUF7835 family putative zinc beta-ribbon protein: MKAKRPDPNTNRERCPDCGRETRHEVRVEIRTENPASSNAAFSREPYRVSVCDVCEAESIQRMNDA; encoded by the coding sequence ATGAAGGCGAAACGACCCGACCCGAACACCAACCGCGAACGGTGTCCCGACTGCGGCCGAGAAACCAGACACGAGGTCCGGGTAGAGATTCGAACCGAGAACCCCGCATCGTCGAACGCGGCGTTCTCGCGGGAACCCTATCGGGTGTCTGTCTGCGACGTCTGCGAAGCGGAGTCGATTCAGCGGATGAACGACGCTTAG
- a CDS encoding HIT family protein, producing the protein MDQLFAPWRIEWVTRDGDDDIDGCPFCVLPARDDDRASRIVARSDHAFVILNNYPYNPGHVMVIPYAHERRYGALDDATLLDHARLKQRTFDAMDRAFEPDAYNAGLNLGGGAAGGSIDDHLHTHVVPRWEGDTNFMPVVADTSVIVEAVDETYARLHDAFAELPEATAPGDDSAVQFAFD; encoded by the coding sequence ATGGACCAACTGTTCGCCCCGTGGCGCATCGAGTGGGTGACTCGCGACGGCGACGACGACATCGACGGCTGTCCGTTCTGCGTGCTACCCGCGCGCGACGACGACAGAGCCAGTCGCATCGTCGCGCGCAGCGACCACGCTTTCGTCATCCTGAACAACTACCCCTACAACCCCGGCCACGTCATGGTCATCCCGTACGCCCACGAGCGACGGTACGGGGCCCTCGACGACGCGACCCTCCTCGACCACGCCCGCCTCAAACAGCGGACCTTCGACGCGATGGACCGGGCGTTCGAACCCGACGCCTACAACGCCGGTCTCAACCTCGGCGGCGGCGCCGCCGGTGGCTCCATCGACGACCACCTCCACACGCACGTCGTCCCGCGGTGGGAGGGCGACACCAACTTCATGCCCGTCGTCGCGGACACGTCGGTCATCGTCGAAGCCGTCGACGAGACGTACGCCCGCCTCCACGACGCCTTCGCCGAACTCCCCGAGGCGACCGCCCCCGGCGAC